The following DNA comes from Syngnathoides biaculeatus isolate LvHL_M chromosome 18, ASM1980259v1, whole genome shotgun sequence.
GCTCACCTCGGCAACAGGGACACACAATTGTCCACAAAATTATGAAGTCCTTTAACCAAATTAAATCactttggtgatcctgactgacctgaaacaagagattttgtctgttgtgaccaacaacaacaaaaaagatttgGATGTAAACTTCTGTCTTCATCCGGATGTGAAGCAGAAAACATTAAGATTCAATAAGCTCTAACCCGCGCTTACACTGGAGATCAGATGAATTACTGGAATTAAACAAataatcatatttaaaaaaaaaaaaaaaaaacaaccaaacaaaaaataaaacctccTACTCTAAGAGTGACACAAGAACTGAACTGAAGCCGGACGTAGCCGAAGAGCAAATATGGCCGCAATGTCGAGTTAAAGATTAAACTTCAAATGTCTGAGCTGGGAAATGAAAATCTGAACATTACGAGCAGAGTTCGGATGAGACGGACCACAAAAATGGGagcctgtgcccccccccccgggattTGGATCAGCGACCACGTAACCACAGCAGAGCGCAAACACGCGGAGACGTTGACGTTCCAAAAGCCGCAAGGCTGCGAGCTGGGGCCTTGACTCAAGGTGAGGGGGAAAACAAGTCCGGTCACGATTCATCACCGACGAACACTGCAACTCAACTTGAAAATGCCTCAAAAGGTTTTGTCATCGAAACTCGGAAGCGAAAGGCACCGTCGTACGATTTATGcctcatttcaaaacatttgaaaaccaaaggGCCAACTTCTTACTTCAGACAACAAAACCAAACACTTTTCGCAAAactaaattcattttcattatctATAGCGCAGCTCTCATCTTCAGCTTCCCGTTTCCCAGGCATTATCGAGCCAATAGTGTTTGAgaacgcaggtgtcaaactcaaggcccggggcccagatgTGGGCCGCCAAGCTAAATCATCGGTCAAGTTCCACTATTGTTGTGacaaactgtacaaaaaaatgtcctcacataaatgataacattgaggtaTTAAAAGCCTTTTTTGTGGTACCAAAAATGATTGATTCCAAATGCAGTTCATAAATTTCGGAATATGATtaggtgatcttttttttttttttcatggttttgcagtcacaacggccctctgacgGAAATcgtgactacaatgtggcctgtgataaAAATGACTGGCACCCGGGTTTTCAAAGCTAATCAATCACTTGTATCAATGCTAGGAAATAAGCCCTTATATGGAGCTTTTTAAGCACTTTTAATGACAAAGACATTTGTAATGTTTATTACAGTATAGCCAAAAACTGAGGTACGGTACACCTGAATCCCATCAGGAAGGTACCTGCACTGTCCTGTGTCCAGATTTTTATTTCACAGTCACGCGGTTGAATTTTAGGAATAAAAACCTTACAGAATCATTTTTGAGTCACTGAATCGATTTGGAATTTGTGGAATAAATATGGTCAATGAATCATGACAGCAACCACCAATCGTGATATGAACTGAATCCCATTTTCTTATGAGAGAACAAACtgtgcaaaaattaaaaaaaaaaaaaaaatactgaaacacAGTATAAGTGCACATGCATTCAAATATACAGACTGTCGTAAAGTTTCAATATTTTCTGCTGATCCCGCTTCAAGCAAAAGGACTCCAAACATGGCCGCTAAGACACAAATGAATTCCagccttgttttttgtttttttttaattattattggaATGCTTCACTTGAACTCAATAACAAGACGACAAGCCAAACAAACGCACAAAACCACGTAAGACGCTGACTCGCCTTCAGACATCCTTTGCGCATGTCTTCTGTACGCGCGAGGTCGTCCCCTTCACCGGCGCCGCTCCGACGAGCGCGCAAAATCATAAGCGGCGCCGGTTGTGCAGAGCTTCCAACGGCAGTCAACTCGGGGTCATTTGGAGCTCGGTTACCGACTTATCGAGTCGGTAGGAAGCTTTAGCCAAAGCGTGGAATCATTTTGCGTGATAATATTCAGTAGCTTCCGCAACTCATGACAGTATTCCTAAAAAGTATCGGGGTGCCAAAAGGGGGGCACAGTTGTGAGAGGATTCaacgacaaaaaacaaacaacaggcGGATAAAattacacgcgcacacacacacacaaaaaaaaaagtcacaaaatggaaaaagtgcGCCAGGACAAAACAAATACgagaccggaccggaccggacaTCCATCAGAGAGTTGAACGGGAGGGAAAATGTCATTATTGGTCCAGGTCAGGACGAGTGACAAGTGGTTCAAGCATCTTCAATTGTGTTGCTTGCATGCTTGATGATGACGTCAAAGTTGAGCCGACAATTTCGTCCTCCGAAACGTCAACACTGGACGCGAGCATGAAAGAAGGTACGCGCGTCGCTTACTTACTAAATAAGTCAAATTGTGCTATTTTGCTGTGCCCGTTGGCAAAATGAatctttcaaattaaaaagtcaCGATTTGAGCTCCCCCGCACATCGAGCAATACAAGTTAGCGGAGTTGCTGGCAACGTTTGACCGTGATGAGATAGAAGAAGAAACCAAGCCAAATACTTCATTTGATCCGACGGTGGGGTCGCGCGGGGGTCTCAAGCGGGGAGTCCTTCGACGCTACGCCGACAAACCGCccgcccgtccgtccgtccgtccgtccgtctcaGGACGCCGccgtcctccctccctccctcgctccctccctcccgcTCAAACCAGCGACGCCCGTCGCTCCTCCGGCGTCTCCTCGAGTATCTGAAGCAGCAGGTCGCTGAGGGGCTTGGCCACGGCGCGGTAACCCGTCGACGTCAGGTGCAGGAAGTCGAACATGTCCTGCGGAGCGATGGTGCCGTCGGAGTGGACCAACTCCGCGCTGGCGTCCAGGAACTGGGCCTGACCCAGGCGGGGCAGCCACGAGCGCAGAAAGTCGTTGACGGCGGCGTTCTTCTCCCTCAGCGGGTTGGGACGCTCCCCCCGGGGTAACAAACCCTGAGGACCGGTCAGGGTTTCGCATCAATGCAAAGCGCGACACCCCCAACGTTCGCCGTCGCAAACTTTGAGCGGCTCGTCACAGCTAATTAAACTTGCGGCTCCGTCAAGAACCGAGAAACAAACCTTGCCTTTCTTTGTTctttcgctttttttttcctccattttcaaCGACAATCGTCATGGTGCCAATGAAGTCGAGCAGCAGCCTTCAAACGTTTGCCCGCTTCGGTTGAGTGGAGAGACGACGACGGAAAAACCATGAAAGAAGTCCGCATTGATATTTCACctcaccatctttttttttttttttttgcaatgctaCGAAAATGATTTGATCGGGTAAACAACACATAAAGTTGTCTTAAAACCACTGTCCTCAGATTTGCAAGGAGAAATGATCCCATTTTCCTCATCTGGTCTGAAGATGAAGAGTACCACAAATTCTGCAAGGCTCTTAAAGCCGCCTGTTGGCAAGGCAGTCCAATTTTTCACACGCGACAAAGTGCGCTTCAAACGACCGCCCGTACGCGCTCGACAAGGAGGAGCAAAAACGGGTTAGCGGCGCGCTTACCAGCACGACGACTTTGGCTTTGGGGAGACGGCAGCTGAGCAGCTTAGCGATGGAAAGAATTCCTCCGGCGACTTGCTCCGCGGTGTGTTCGTGATTGTTGGTTCCGACCCACACCACCACAATCTGAACAAAACCACACAACGGGACCATAAACTTTGACCTCATTTCGCCGGACCGGGAGCGTCACTTTTGGTCGCTACGACGTTGCTGCTCGGCTAATAAAAGTAGTCGTCGTTCTTCCTTCGGGGGCCCCGCACTTTTCCCAGCTCGCGTGGTCTCTTCTCATTTATTGGCGTACCTCAAAGTTCAGTCACGAGCTTTATGGTGAAACTCTCAAACTGGCATTTCCCGAAAGGTAGGATTACGTTGGCGacaacaaaattgtaaaataattacTCATGAGGAACTCGAAGACTGACGGCGAGGAGGTCGGGGGGTGGACGAGCACGCGCTAACGAGGACGCGTTCGCGGCCGAGAGGGACCGACCTTGGGGCGGATGTTCTCCAGCTCTCCGTTCTGCAGCCGCCACAAGACGTTGCAGGTGGTGTCGCCGCCAATGCCAAAGTTGAGGGCGTGGAGGGGCGAGAACAGCTCCCTCCACACCTGCacgtagaaaaacaaaaacagctccGTTACAAAGACTTCCATTGAAAATTGATGGCTGGAAAACAGCCGTAGCTATCTCTTCTCGCAGGAGCCCCCCGCACACGTATTCCGTTTTCCTcggactaatcttcattcgtctCTTTTCCAGgccgtgcctccatctttctagtcgttcctccacctgctcccagcGGCGTCTGCACTCATCCTCCCCACCACCGGCCGATGCTATCGAGCTCGCGTCTCCCCTATCGCTACCTTCCAGTCAGATGACCTCGTCTGCGCAAAAAATAGAATCCCACCTGCATGCTCGTAACTCCACTCTTGTTTGGGTACTCTGTGTTCCCACCTTTTCTGGATACAAGcggtccatctttttttttttgcaaagtccctcaaagttccttcccTCGATGCCGGACTTAACCATCgcagtttccttcaccaatcacaactctttccaTGTCTGGGATGCTCCTTCCGGAATTTCacgtcaacctttctcctaatcatcatgtcaaccgaCTCCTGAGCGTTTCCTGTCGTCGTCCCAACAtcaaagtccctccactcagttgtaggctctgcgcattcctcttcttcttctgccgacgcatccgctttcctcctcttcgttGTTTTCGACCCACAGcggctgaatttccaccgacgccctgcaggttaagcGGCGCCGGGGGCGGGGGTCGTAGACCCGGGCCaggaccgatccggtatgggattctttagatcaacgctcatatttgtttggcaccgttTTTACGCCGGGTGgccttcctgactcaaccccctgcatttatccgggctccAGATTGCACAGAGGGCTGCATTTGATGCTGTGCTACGTTGCCTTAAAGAGCAACCGTCACCGCTTGACACAGATTTATACGGCATCGTTACGCGTGCAAGTATCTGACCTTAGTGTGTAAAGCGCGCAAAGTCACAAGAATACGCCTCTTCTCCGGGTTCAGTAGAAAGGGCAGAGGACGCGAAATGCCAGATCTTCTGTTCAAGCGCTTTTAAGGGATCTCTCGAAAGGAGAGTTGTGCTCATAAAGAGAAAATGGCCGGCGCGTCATCTCACCTCGTACTGCTGCATCAGTTGTACCATCGAGTCTCCTACAAAAAGCACATCCGGCTCTCCGTCTTTGCACTCCTGCACAAATCGGCTGTGCTGCAAATCAATGAGCACAATCTGGTCAGGGAAGCGTTTGGGATGTCACGCTGAGAGTCAACAgtacaacatacacacacaaagaaaaactggaAAACCAACCGGAAAAGTCTTAAGCTTGTCacaaatttttttcccatcctgtGCAACATATTACCATCTATTTATTCGAAAAAccaaatcacaaaaacatttttttttttcctcttttcttttaacCAAGTAACATGCTGGAATTCATCTTGACTGAAAGCCAAGCCTGACCGGACGGGAGCCAGGTTTAGCCTCGCTCTTTGTTCTCAAGATCAAACCACCCGTaagtcatttattttgaagagtAATGTTGGAAATTGAGTTGGGAGTTGAAACGATGGGACTATTTCATGTATCAATAGAGGTCCTTTTAGAGGGAGTATCAATAGCCGCCATTATTCTTTCTCCCACAAATTGCGGTCCAGTGTGTCCAAATCTAGAGCGACGCCTGCAGCGCTGGTGTCTGGCGGCCCATCTGATAGCAGTCTTGAACTGCGGCAGACGGTCTCAGTCCAATTAGCGTCAGCGGATTAACCTTGCGCAGACAGACCGCGTGCCGCCGCTAAACAAGCTGGACGGAGTCGTGCTCGGagtacatttgctcaaatcgtACCAGCGCAAAAGAAAAGGCCAAAGGTTTTGCCGGGGGTGAAGTCGGAAACAGCAGTCCGTTCACGAGCCGTATCCGACCGCGACTCTTTCGATGGTGTCCAACAGCCCTCAAAGCCACATAGCGTACATGTCATTTCCGTCGCAAACGAGCCAGAGACAGTTTgccctagtggggttgccggaGTTTGTTGTGGCATTCGACTTGCGCAGGCGCAGAAGGCTCGAATACGGATCGGAACAACTCATTGTGGAAGCGTGTTGGACAaagattgcttaaaaaaaaaaaatgaaaagatgaacACAACACGGTGACTGGAGTTCTGATAGCGTTGCTGGTGAtttagcaattgtgagaaacggaacaaaaactaaacaaacgggcttgacgttgccaatcaaccgCTAGACAACGTTTCGCATCAAGACAAGATCATCAAACGGATAAAAGACGCGCCTTTGTCGACGAGAACCGTTCAACcgtggcaaatcaaattgaatatgAGACATGCTGTACTCTACAAGCGTTGGTCTTGCATAAATGCACCAATACAGGTTAGtataaaaggttcccgacccctgtacTAAATCAAGTTAGTTCGAAACCTGGGCCACTTTCGCTCAACACGAGAAGCTGCGGCTACTTTTGTCGTTTGAATGGCAGCACGTAAATATGCAGGTTTGTGTACCCTTTGTGATCAAGTGCAAGGAGCATGCCATTGTTCTGTCTGCcattaggcaaaaaaaaaaaaaaagacagtcatTGGAGTAAATGCAGAATATGCTGACCAGTTGAGTGAGATTGAATTATTTCCCAGTGCAGACGTGATGACGTGGCACACCAAATTAACGGTCAGGAAGAATTGctcgttttttttgtctccaagaCGTGAGACGCAAAGCACGGCGCCACCAACCTGTGACATCCAGCGTCCATCGCCTTGCACGTCCTCGACCGGCTGAGCCACCGCAGCTGGGTTGTAACCGTCGCCCTCGCCGCTCATCCTGCGGGGGAGGCCACAGCGTTGACTAAGCAGCAAATTCGGGCAcatacacacgcaaaaaaaaaaaaaaaaacctcctccaGGTGCAACGTGAAAGCTGCGCAAGATGTGCTGCACCTCGCCATTTGCTGGGAAGGCAAAGCAGCCGCGGAAGCTAGCTGAGAAATTAGCGCAGCGACAGCACATTGCGCTTCAACGCTAAAAGAACGAGCAGCTTTGGCTTCAcccgcaaaaaaagaaaaagattttcgGGCTTTCGAGGCCACTGCTGAGAAATCCCAGAAGCGAGTCGAGCGAGAAGGCGACCCGCGACGCCGCCAGCCGAGCTTTCGTTGCCGTTAGCTTGTTCGCTCGCTAAACGCTGGCCAAGCTAGCAGCCGCATTGACGCGCCTCACGTTGTTCGCACGGAGAGCAAAACGTTATGGCattatttcaagaaaaataaaacaaagcaaacaaacaaacacctgCGACAGTGCAGAGCGAAGCTTCTCGAGGCTGTCGTGAGCTGTGGTCCGCTTGACGGGTGGCGAGATGCTCGGTCGCCGAAGCAGCAACAAtcgagctgctgctgctgctgctgctgctttaaGCTAGCCTGCTAGCGTGGATAacaacagaaaataataatttaaaaaaaaaaaaaaaaaaaggcttgtcaCGAAGGCGGCCACACGTCCAAAGCCGCCGCTCACGAGTCACACGCACTTCAAAACCTGGCAGACGTTCCAAAACTATTCAACCAAACTTGATTGGCCTTTTCTACAACGTTAAGATAAACATCCGAAATTGTTCACGCTCGAGGTCGGAGCCCGCAATGAATTATGGGATGATGTTCAGAAGCTTTCCTCGACAAAATCTCCCAATTCCGGCTTTACATTTTGGATTTCACGCCTCCTTCATTTACCACCAAACCTTCCATTCACAAAAAACGTGTTGCATTCacgcgaggtaaacaaaaacaaaacaaaaacaacaacaacaacaataaaccccccccccctctaaaacaaaacaaaacaaaaacgctaTCCTGAGTATTTTAACTTGTTTTTCAGATATtttggattggatttttttatttttctcaatgttatatatccatccgttttctgagctacttatccccacgagggtcgctggagcctatcccagttatctatctatctatctatctatctatctatctatctatctatctatctattctatctatctatctatctatctatctatctatctatctatctatctatctatctatctatctatctatctatctatctatctatctatctatctatctatctatctagttgTGCCACCGTACATCCTGATTAGAATATGTCCATCTGATGTATCTTTTCCCccaaacatttatattttttgtttccatttggaTCATGTgcaacctctctctctctcttctctctctctctctctctctctctctctctctctatatatatatatatatatatatatatagagggCGTGATTTCCTTTGTCGTTCTCCTCTTTCGCCACCAGATGGCGGCAAAGACAATTTCGTCTTGGATTTGCGTCACAGGGATAAACCCGTTGAGAGCGAATCCGTGATGAAAAGGAGAAACCACTCATTTTCCAGCCCCTCTCATGTACTCAAGAACGCGTGAGCTAAAACTGCGCACCCCGGGTACACAGAGACGACTTGAGGAGGCAGAGCAACAGGTTGGTCAAGAAACCAGTTCCCGAACACCGCCCAACAGGTGTGTTCTGGCTCGGAGAAGCGCCTCAAGACTTTCACGGTGGGCGTGGATTCAAGTGGCGTTTCACCTCGCTCACGggctcttttccttttttcccgtttttgctttgttgtcaCCTCGTGTTTTCCGTTCGACCGTCCACGCCTGCCCCGATGACAGTTTGACGACGCGAGCGTCCGAGTTGGGAGGGCGGCGGTCATGTGTCCGACGTGGCGTCTGCTGCTTCTCCTGTCAGGTGAGAGCGACAGAACGAAACTTTCGCGACGGGTCCACGCGCTGCGATTGACGCaaaagggaacatttttttgtttttaaatctctgCTGAGCTCCTGTTTTGGATCTACATAATTGATAAAAAGTTCCTCTAAAACACGTCATTTTAAGGTGAGGGTAACTCTGTTCGATTTGCTGCTTTTCTCTGTCAAACCGCCGGTTCTGCTTCTTCTATTCCgtttgtaaaacaaacaaaaaaaaaaacacacatcccCTGTCACTTCTTTTCACTTTATTGAAACAGCAACTGTGACATTCGGTCGAAGTTCCGCAGGGAGGGAACAACAATAAACCGCAATTATTCGCTCCCAATGCAGcctttgaattctttttttttttttttttaaatctccaagCAGAGAAGAGCCGTTGTGTTGATTAGTGTGTCACTTAAcacaaagttgttgttgttgtggaatTTGCTGTCGgtgacacacgcacacgcacacgcacacgcctCGGGCAAGTTCAATCCGTTTCCGAAGTGTTTCTGATCGTGTGCTCACGTCCTGTGGTTGTATCTGATTTATTGCAGCtttcattgttgttgtgtttCAATGTTGATATTGATGATTCAGTTTGTTTAGTTTCTTGTTGGAAAAGGTTGGGCTGAGTGcatctgtgttgtttttttttcttccctctatCAGGACATTCATTCCAAATGGTTGTTCCCGATGCCAACGGTCAATGTTTGCttgttcctcttttcttcttcaaGATTTCTTGGTGTTCATCATTATAACGTTccttttgttttagtttttgctCGAAGTGACTATGTTCTCCTTCACCTTATCACTTGGAATGTTTGTTCTCCACCGTCAGCGCGGTGACCCTCAATCCCCACGGCAATCATTAACAACAGTTTAGTTTATTTTGCTCTCTCGGTTTCAGGAGCGGGTCTCGTCTCGGCGATTGAGATCTTTGCTCCGTCCGCGGTGGAGGCGGTGAACGGGACCGCCGTCAAACTCAAGTGCACCTTCCGCTCCAGTCACCCCGTGTCCAGCCAGTCCGTCATCGTGTCCTGGAACTTCCGGCCGCTCAACTCGAAAACGGAAGAGTCGGTATGTTTAagaggtgggggagggggggggggagtgggtgcctgggtgggggggtgaagCTACAGCAGTGCCTCATTTTCCCCagattttgtggttgtttttgtcCCTGTTCAACTCGGTGCCCAAGCTAAACTGCTTTTCAACACCCGATTGCGTTCTAAAGCATAAAAACGGAATGGGAAAGGACAACTTTGTTGCTGTGGGGTGGAAACGTCCCAAATCACCGTCGGAGCGGTGATTGCAAGGCGCAGTTGTGACGGCCAAATCTCGCACAAGGCGAAAGCTCGTAAGAAAGTCGCAGACGGGAACGTGGGCGCCGGGCGGGCAAACCGCATCGCGGCCACTTTGAAAAGCCTTTTCTGGTGAAAACACGTCCAGGCGCTGTGAGTGGCGCGTCCTTGAAACAAATCCACGGTACTGCATTTCCTCTCTTTATGCGGCGCAGCCGACAGGTATTCACAGCACTTCACTTTTCCCCCCCAAGTTGTGAGTACAACCTGTAGCGATTTGCGAGTCTGGACCCTACGTGTGTTCGCTGATccaggaagagatgaccaatgatcaGACGAAGTAAcgcaaggtttttatatgtatgggtccacgGTAAATGTGGCTGCCCCCCGGCAGTCTGGCCCCGGGccaggatggtaactttcccTTCGAGAGGTGGCCGCCGCCAGCCGGTTTTCCGCGTACAAAGATCGAGGACATCCACCGCGCTTCACAACACATCCTCGTCTGATTAGCAGATGAACAAGACTTTATCTGTCGATGAAAAGAATAAGGTGATATTTATGCCGCTAatcaaagtgcaataaaagtaaaaccgTCTTCAAACTTCACGTTTGTCAGGTGTTCCACTACCAGGAGGTGGCGTACCCTCCTCAGAGCGGGCGCTTCAAAGGCCACGCGGTGTGGTCGGGCGACATCAGCAGAAGCGACGCCTCCATCACCCTGCAGGAGGTGGCCCCGACCTTCAACGGCACGTACGTCTGCAACGTGCGGAACCGCCCGGATGTGCACGGCAACAACAGGGAGACCGCGCTCAGCGTGGTCGCCGAAGGTGAGCGCGGCGCGCCAACGCCTGAATGTGCCTACAAAGTCCACCAGGGCGATACAAGTCAATTTGTGCTCTCTTGGAGACGCATGAAATGTTGACAAACAGCGATCGTCGCCGCCGTTTTGCAGCTTCCCTCTCCGAGATCAGCATCCTGGTCATCGCGGTCGTCGGCGGCTGCGTGTTGATCCTGATCCTCCTCGGTCTCTTCCTGGCCGTGAAGTTCTTCAAGAGGAGGAGCGGGGGCCAGGACGTGGAGATGCGGCCGCAGGAGCCCACCAAGAGGAAGGACCCGACCGTGTGGTGAGGGGCCTCCTCTCCTGCTCGTCCTCTCGGCGGTTATTTTGGGAAAGAGACAAATGACGCTTTGGGACTTTTCTTCCATGTTCCCTCCTCCAATGGGAACATTTTGAgaggtttttaattttttcaagctttttattgCAATCTATTGTGTCGCCCAGATTTCCACATTTGActcaaatttgtcatttgagGATGGTCGTTGTTTTTCCAAGTATGAGGCATCTCTCAACTGTTATTGAGATAAGCGTTCTCGGTTCACAGCAGCAGTTGAAAGACGATTGTGTCAAAAATGCGCCGACGAGGCCTTCCACGATCAAACTTGAGTCCCATCGTGTCCTTCTGGCCGTTGATGATGAGCATTTCCCGGCTTGACTTCTTCTGTTTTCCTCgtaagcagcagcagccgccgccggtctgcacgtttgcctttttttgtgtttcgaTGAAGAAACGAACGACTCCAGAGGCCAATCCGGACAActctcatctgtttttttttttttttgttttgttttgttttgtttttattgattgGATTATTTTTGGGATGAGCGCTCGTGCGGCTTTATGTTCTCTCTCTGGAGCAACCTGACTGACATTCTTGGTATCGCCGAACGTTCCACTTTGGGCTTCTTTGCCGTCGGCGTCCGCCGTCTCacgcgttgttgttgttgtgtgtgtgtgtgtggtgtgtgtgt
Coding sequences within:
- the mpzl2b gene encoding myelin protein zero-like protein 2b isoform X2 — translated: MCPTWRLLLLLSGAGLVSAIEIFAPSAVEAVNGTAVKLKCTFRSSHPVSSQSVIVSWNFRPLNSKTEESVFHYQEVAYPPQSGRFKGHAVWSGDISRSDASITLQEVAPTFNGTYVCNVRNRPDVHGNNRETALSVVAEASLSEISILVIAVVGGCVLILILLGLFLAVKFFKRRSGGQDVEMRPQEPTKRKDPTVCKPDEAVHLYLVKETLQVESSDDEASEPSSGDDDDDDDDDEEEDDDDDDDDDGGDDDDD
- the pafah1b2 gene encoding platelet-activating factor acetylhydrolase IB subunit beta, which produces MSGEGDGYNPAAVAQPVEDVQGDGRWMSQHSRFVQECKDGEPDVLFVGDSMVQLMQQYEVWRELFSPLHALNFGIGGDTTCNVLWRLQNGELENIRPKIVVVWVGTNNHEHTAEQVAGGILSIAKLLSCRLPKAKVVVLGLLPRGERPNPLREKNAAVNDFLRSWLPRLGQAQFLDASAELVHSDGTIAPQDMFDFLHLTSTGYRAVAKPLSDLLLQILEETPEERRASLV
- the mpzl2b gene encoding myelin protein zero-like protein 2b isoform X3 → MYSRTRELKLRTPGTQRRLEEAEQQFDDASVRVGRAAVMCPTWRLLLLLSGAGLVSAIEIFAPSAVEAVNGTAVKLKCTFRSSHPVSSQSVIVSWNFRPLNSKTEESVFHYQEVAYPPQSGRFKGHAVWSGDISRSDASITLQEVAPTFNGTYVCNVRNRPDVHGNNRETALSVVAEASLSEISILVIAVVGGCVLILILLGLFLAVKFFKRRSGGQDVEMRPQEPTKRKDPTVCGRTSSLT
- the mpzl2b gene encoding myelin protein zero-like protein 2b isoform X1 gives rise to the protein MYSRTRELKLRTPGTQRRLEEAEQQFDDASVRVGRAAVMCPTWRLLLLLSGAGLVSAIEIFAPSAVEAVNGTAVKLKCTFRSSHPVSSQSVIVSWNFRPLNSKTEESVFHYQEVAYPPQSGRFKGHAVWSGDISRSDASITLQEVAPTFNGTYVCNVRNRPDVHGNNRETALSVVAEASLSEISILVIAVVGGCVLILILLGLFLAVKFFKRRSGGQDVEMRPQEPTKRKDPTVCKPDEAVHLYLVKETLQVESSDDEASEPSSGDDDDDDDDDEEEDDDDDDDDDGGDDDDD